In Megalopta genalis isolate 19385.01 chromosome 16, iyMegGena1_principal, whole genome shotgun sequence, the following are encoded in one genomic region:
- the LOC117227382 gene encoding putative GTP-binding protein 6, giving the protein MQCLKKLFHIIHNKSQYHDIVNPIHKKRALIALSFIHRIKHDSAMDFEGYDEDEEEKDIYKKISEDYLGSSVGKHNVFIIQPYIKWGVNKKRITTPDLQLAEAVALVNTLPNWSVEGTRLVPLLTLKKSKLVGSGSLESLKKEIRSNPNITAIFVSTNLLRFIQIAELQNAFRLPIYDRYSIVIHIFREHAKSPEAMLQVALAEIPYIRKKMVDLTSTKLGKINMDEAKKKYLESREKKLKNALKRLKEHRKMIKSRRQYYGIPSIAVVGYTNAGKTSLIKALTGDASLQPRNQLFATLDTTVHEGYLLNKLKVLYIDTIGFIQDVPETLVEPFKVTLEDAIEADIIIHVYDISHPDVKAQIEHIEKTIKPMISDDKLVINVANKCDILDRDSLKGHALLEDTYPVSAVNSTGIDLLRFKIEEEILEAANLLSKRIKVKAGSQLEMLLYKETTVINAEPDSEDPQYIIMDVILSETSYYKIKRACNSVSSKSSS; this is encoded by the exons atgcagTGTCTTAAGAAACTTTttcatattatacataataagtCTCAGTATCATGATATAGTAAATCCGATACATAAAAAGAGGGCATTAATTGCATTAAGCTTTATCCACCGAATTAAACATGATTCTGCAATGGATTTTGAAGGATatgatgaagatgaagaagagaaggatatttataagaaaatatctgaagattattTAGGGTCATCTGTTGGTAAACataatgtatttattatacagccTTATATAAAATGGGGTGTTAATAAGAAACGTATTACGACTCCTGATTTACAATTAGCCGAAGCAGTAGCACTTGTTAATACATTACCAAATTGGTCTGTAGAAGGGACGAGACTTGTCCCTCTGTTAACTTTGAAGAAATCTAAATTAGTTGGAAGTGGAAGTCTTGAAAGTCTAAAAAAGGAAATTAGAAGTAACCCCAATATAACAGCAATATTTGTTAGTACAAACTTGCTGAGATTCATACAAATTGCTGAATTGCAAAATGCTTTTCGTTTACCCATTTATGATCGCTACTCTATAGTCATTCATATATTTCGTGAACATGCAAAGTCTCCAGAAGCAATGTTGCAAGTGGCCTTAGCAGAAATTCCATATATAAGAAAGAAAATGGTCGATTTGACATCTACTAAATTAGGAAAGATAAATATGGATGAAGCAAAAAAGAAATATCTTGAGAGCAGAGAGAAAAAGTTAAAGAATGCACTTAAAAGACTAAAGGAACACAGGAAAATGATAAAGAGTAGAAGACAGTATTATGGTATCCCAAGTATTGCTGTAGTTGGATATACAAATGCTGGAAAGACATCATTAATAAAAGCATTAACAGGGGATGCATCTTTGCAACCTCGGAATCAGTTATTTGCTACTTTGGACACAACAGTTCATGAAGGCTATCTTCTTAACAAGTTAAAAGTACTATACATCGATACCATTGGATTTATTCAAGATGTACCAGAGACTTTAGTAGAACCATTTAAAGTTACCCTCGAAGATGCCATAGAAGCA GACATTATTATTCATGTATACGACATAAGTCATCCTGATGTCAAAGCCCAAATTGAACACATTGAAAAAACAATAAAACCTATGATAAGTGATGATAAATTAGTAATTAATGTAGCAAACAAGTGCGATATTCTTGATAGAGATTCTCTTAAGGGACATGCTCTGCTAGAAGATACGTATCCCGTTTCTGCTGTGAATTCAACTGGTATTGACCTACTGCGGTTCAAAATAGAAGAAGAAATTCTAGAGGCTGCCAACTTATTATCGAAACGTATCAAAGTAAAAGCGGGCAGTCAGTTAGAAATGTTGTTATATAAGGAAACAACAGTCATCAATGCGGAACCCGATTCAGAAGATCCACAATACATAATTATGGATGTAATTCTATCGGAGACATCATACTATAAAATTAAGCGAGCTTGCAACTCTGTTTCTTCAAAATCTTCTTCATAA